The Nicotiana tomentosiformis chromosome 2, ASM39032v3, whole genome shotgun sequence genome includes the window GcatgtcatatatatatatatagagagagaatcTCATTACATAAGGAGGATTCATAGAAAAGAGCCGATCATCTTGAAGAATTTTTCATGAAATATCTGTACAATGATGGACAAATGGCACAACAAACTCTTAACAATCAGCACAAACACATTAAACAAAAAACAGCATTGTAGTGAGAAGCACTAACAGACATTTAAGAGCAACAAGAAGCACTAGCCGGTGTTTGAGCAGGCCTATCCATAAGAACCATCCCAGATGGATTTTGTGTTGGCTGAAGCCGAGGCAGTCTCTTTGCTGCAAGTGAATAAACAGTTTAAGAACTATTCAGATTGATAAAAATCACAAGTCCCCTGTTATATGCACAAGTCGAACACAAAACAAAATTCAACTTGGACAGAGATATTTAATAGGTAAGATCAACCACCCACTACGCCTTGGAAGTTCCAAAGTGTATTTGTCATTGGGAGTTTTGGTTCATTGTATTAAAATCTGGATATGTAGTATCATATAAACGTGTCTGTTCTTAAATCAAACAGAGATTTGTTACCAATAATATACTCAACCTGTATTAAATCACTTTTTACACTCTAGTATTTGCGTTTATCATCATATTTGAATAAAAATAATTAGTGTAATATtgttaattatattttttaatatatcaAATTAAGAACATCActaagaggaagaggaagatttAGATATACTGGAATACTAACTAAAAGAAATATGAGATTTACTAAAATATGGATGAATGAATAACACTGTGCTCTCCAGAAAGTAACTCTTCTCATAACTAAATAAAATACTATAAACATTAGTAAAAACAAATGAGAGATAATAGGTAAGAGGTGATTAACTAAACAACTTTAAAGGCATTTTGTTACTTCTTTTATATGTATTGCTGCAACATGTATTATTACTCCGCATCAGCATGTCAATTGCAACATAAACAATACAAGGTTTCTAATAAGTGGACGAACATGGCACCCGAACATAGTATTATTAATTGTTTCCAATGAACACATCTAACTAATCTAAAGATCCAATAACTGAAAATTACTAAAAACACATTTTACAAGCATTATCCATTGACTTCCTCATCATAAACAATTGTCTAGAccaattaataatttatttttcctcTACTTTATTAAAATGTATCAAAGTAATTACTCAATTTTGTTCCCAGTAACGTCATGTCATACAAAATGCATATAAGTAGTGGTTCAAAACCGATAGCACGCGATAATGATATGCATAGCCAACAAGAGCAGAACATTGACTTCATACGCAAATGACCTCTTACCACAAAAGCTGGCAGCCCATAACACAGAAAATGAATGCAAGTATTTACCTATTTCATAGAAAATGTCATTAACATTAGATGCAGTTTTTGCAGATGTTTCCATGAAGAAAAGGCCATTCTCCTGTGCATATGTTTGTGCTTCCTGAAACAGCATTAGTAACGTATCAGTAATGATGCTTTTCCAGTGAAAAAACTGTTATTTAGAATATCAATTCCGATATAATGCTAATGCCTTGAGAACTTTGAGATCTTGTGGATGGTGTATTTAAGTAAGTGAATAGATAGACTAAAACTCATAGAGACAGATTTATATTTGTAAAATGGGTCATAGGCAACAAGAATTGACATTCAGTAACCAATTGAATTTTGGACCATGATGCTATCTTTAACTACCAACCCAGTTTATAAGAAAAATTCAAAATGTGTGGTTTAATGTTTTCTACAGAAACATCTAAATTGCAAGTTTCACAAACTCACAGGTTTTCTGCCATATAGAACCTCTTTTCTCATAGCTGGGTCAGAGGACCTGTATATGAGTTTAGGCCCCAAGGAAGTGGCCTAACAGTAGAGGAACTGGAGTAACAATCTTGGAACCAAGGTTCCGTATCCAACCGAAAGAACACTAGGTAAGTCTTCTCATTTGTCAAAACCTTACAGTTTGGAGTTACTCGATGACTACGCTGGTAGTAGGCAGCCGATAAACTAATCGAGGTGCACAAGCTAGCCTTGATCCCACCGTTATCAATAACTACAGTTGAGGTTTTGAATACTGATTATCCATTTCACTTTGTTTGAAACCATTTCATTCCAAGATTCAATCATATAGGCTCTCCAACAGaataatttttctatattttctacTGATGTACAAATATCACCACTATTAAGAAATGGAAACTGTATGAGTGCCTGTTAGGGAATTTTCTTGATCTAGATTTAATGGGAGCCACTAATCCTATTTTGGCAACaacatttttattttctttaatgtGTTTGGGGTGGGGTGTTTCCAAGCGTGATCCAAAGTGGCATAATCTGGACGTGTTTCCTCCAGTGTGCATCATTGTATATTTGGACAGCACCCAGATCAAACTTAGTCCAAAAAGATGTGAAGCCAAAGTTTGAAGGATTAAGCTCACCTATTCTAATTTTCTTTTGAGAAGTCTAATTTTCCACAAAACCCGTAATTAGCTTTGTTACTCTCTCTGTTTCCAGTTCCCACCCTGCCAGCACTTTCTTTGTGCTGATGAATAATTGTTACCTTTCTCAAAATTAAAGATTGCTCATTAAATTTTTTCAAACAATTCCAACATTACTGAGAAAGAGAGAgaggaagagagagagaaagagagagagagagagagagagagagataccaATTTTTTTCAATAAAAAAGCAAcccaagaaaaggaagaaaaaaaaaaaaagaaacacaaCAGCGTAGACCAAGAATGATGGTTTAAGCACTGTCTAGGCAGTAACATGAGGTTGAGAAAAGAGCACTGAAGAACACCTCCATACCGTAGGGTATCCGGTATAACCTTGCAAACCTTGAATAACTGGTCATGTCGGCCATGTAGTTGAAACTATCATTCACGCAATTCTTAAAAACTTGGGCAAATAACAACATCATGTGTAAATTGACACCCATATCTCCGGCTAATCTTTTGGTGGTGCTTTTGCACATTACTATCGATGGTATGGAAAGCAGTGTTGAGTCATAGGTACGAAAACACTAACCTCTGCAGCCACTTTTCTTGCATCTAACAAATCTGCCTTATTTCCGGCAAGTGCCATCACCATATTTGGATTACCTGGGGCGTAGTTTGAGGAAGAGAAAAGTAAGATACATGAAAAGACAATACGTTATACTGAAAAAACACTGCTGCATGCATCATCCCCATTCTGGCTTCATTGTGTGACAATGTTCAACTTTCGcctcacccatatgtgaagcacTAAGTCCAATCGATCCCCTCCTATTACACACTAATTGATTGTTTCAGCATTTTTGCCATAAGATTCTACCTTACTCCTAATCATACATCACCAAGTATTTCAGACATACTAATTTAAGTTAGGATATTTCGATACAGCCTTACAGGAATAAAGTCAGACAAGGATGCAACTTAAGATGTCACAGGTACCTTGTGCCTGAAGCTCCTGAACCCACTTTTTTGCCCTATCAAATGATGCCTATAAATAAAGAATTAAGAAACTAAGTTAACAAGTTCACATGCTAGCAAATATTTTCAGAGCAGCACCGAGTAATTATAACGAATAGTTGGAATCAGGTGAGAGAGTTACTTGATTTGTGATATCATAAACAATTATAGCAGCTGCAGCTCCTCTATAATACATTGGAGCAAGACTGTGGTATCTCTCTTGGCCTGCTGTGTCCCATATTTCAAATTTTACAGTAGCATCATTTACTGCTACTGTTTGGGAGAAAAATGCTGCACCAATAGTTGATTCCTACACATAACATAACCTGAGTTAAATCGAAAGGTCCAAATATAAAATAGGAAACGCAGAACTAGACTCGATTTTACAGCTCACATATCAAATGGTAAACCAAGAACCTACCTGAAATTCAATAAATTGTCCTTTAACAAAACGCAGAACTAGACTAGATTTTCCAGCTCCAACATCTCCAAGAAGCACCTACAACCAAAAAACACTTcattaccttatccaaacttcagTACAACCGCAAAAGGCATAAAAGATATCATAATAGCTACAATGGAAAAAATACATAACCAGGTTTACTATGAAAACATAGCATTAACAAATGAATAATAAGCAAGTGAAAAATCAAATTGAGCATATTACTGTACAAACTAATTCTAACCATAACCAATTTTATTATGACAACATAGCATCAGCAAATAGTAACCAACATGAATAATAAACTTACTGGCAAAGCACAAAAATAAAGAGAAATACCATATTTAAACTTTACAGATAAGGAAACAAGGAGCAATAGAAATCCAAATTGAAGAACTTTTCGTGatcaaacccaaaaaaaaaaaaaaaaaatttctaagGCAAGAATCAAAATTCTGAAGAACTAAAAAAGACCCAGATCATATAAGCCAAAAAGAAGGAATCTTTATGGAATTAAAGCTGAACCCATaacgaaaaattgataaaatcaaAGATGAGAGAACAAACCAATTTGGCGTTCATATTCTTGTTTCCACTGGTTGCCATAGTTGTTAATTGATCGAAATTTGCAAAAGAGAAGTGATTATTTGGTCGTGATTGAGATTTTTGTGGTTGTTCGATTAGGGTTCTGATTAGAATTAGGACTTGAAAgaaggaagaggaagaagagaggttgACGTCAAGAAATAGCAAAAAAAGGGACACTCAACCAAAGTTCCTCTCTCTTGTTGATGATGAGAAGATTCCTTTATTTTTATCTGGAATTTTCCAACTCTTTTTTTCCTATTAACTTATTAATTTGGACTTGGAATTTTCTATCAATAAGAAAATAATGCAAATTGTGCCAGTTATTTTTCCACCGTCCAGTCCCCCTTCCCCTATGTAAAATAATCtaaaaagaaaagatttttgTGTGGTGCATATCTTTTAGGTTAAACTTTAATTTGGTCTCTAATGTTTCTTTATTGTTTCAGATTGAACTGACGGTCCAATATTCAGTATATTCATACTGTTTTGGTGGTCCCTTCAGGTACAtccaataaaaaaaatataggcTTGGTGAAAagttttctgttttttttttctaaGTTAGTCAGTATGGACTCATGGAGATTGGAGTATTTGAGTTGAAATGTTGAACTATAAATCTTCCCTCTAACTTGGCTTAATTTGTCATAACACAAGATTTAACTGAAGAAATGAAATATTATCTTTATGAATTGTTATGAACAAGTTAGACCTTCTAATCGATGAAGGaaaacatgaaaaaatattaaatatgtaTTATTTTCTTTACACTCACCAAAAAAATACCATAGAATTACGTGACAATTTAAACTTTTCAAACTTGTATCTTTTATACTTGTTTTTTAAATTGGGGTGGAATTAAATTACAAAGTCGAGGGAGATGCATGTAATTTAACCCAGGAcctttcctttcttcttttttttgtgtgtgtttttttttttttttttttggggggggggggggggggaggatgtAATAAGACGCCGCGACTACCTACCAGTTTGACTTCTGTTGGAACCTTCCCAGTTTTAGCGTCGGCTCTTGACTAACAACAAGCAGTAATTAGGAGAAAACCAACTAAAAATAATACTCCTTAACAATCAGTATTATATCAACAAGCATATTGAAACTCTTTTAAAAAAGTAAAGGAGAGGGGAATGCAGGTGTTATGCTCACTTCACCTTCAGCATCTAAAGAATAGTATAACCTCCGAACATTTCCACATCCTcccacacccccccccccccccccaaaaaaaaactcCCCCAAAATAACTTTAACTTTGTTAAACTAAAATTACAGATAGCATTTTACTGATAAGGTTCCTCTGGTACTATACAAGGTAACAAAAAAACCAAGCATTTTGTCAAATCTCCACTAACAAAGGGCGACTGCTAAGTTACTCGAATAAGTAATACAACCATGACAAAGACTAATGTCATCACAAAGATCAAAAGCCATTGGAAGCATGTAGTCTTGAAGCTTCGGGAATACACATCCATAGCCCTGGAAGTTGCATGCCCTGTACTTGCTAGGCTATGCTCAACTGCTTTCTCAGTTGAATCAAGTATCTGCATCCACATTATATGTGACAACAACTAAGAGGCCAATATACACAAAGTGACCAAGTTTAATAAGAGACAAAAGGAAAACATTATAACTGGACAAGATAACTCAGAATCCAAGTGAATCCAAACAGATTGAACACTGAAGTATTCCATTTCTTATTTCACACAGAACTAGTAAAGAATCATCAAACATGTAGTAATGCCAGAGTTAAGACTAATAAATAAATGTTGTGTGCCAGAAAAGATGGTATCAGCTACCAAATAGTCTCAATTGCCTCCTTCAGGCAAAATAGTTTATATGATTTTGAGACGGCAAAATCATCTCAAAGCAAAAATTGCTGAGATAGTTCCCAACAATTTAAGCAGGGTGGAAAGAAATGGAGTATAAAACTTACTTTCTCAGTGTTTTTGATGGATTGATTCATCACGAGACTACTCTCTTTGAGCTGCCGTGCTAAAACAACCATTTCATCAGTCAAGTCCTCCTGAAGTTTCCTGCAAAAGATGAGAATATCTGATAATTGATCAGGACTCTCCCTAACTACCCTCACCCCTCTCCAGAGAAAAGAAAAGCTGCACAAATAAGTGATTAATTTCTCTTGTAACTTTTCTCCTACAACGGAAGAAAACTGGACAAACATATACGTAGCAGCAAAATGCAGCTGTAAGTCTATTATCTGCCTCCATTCACAAAAGCATATTGAGAATCAGACTAATTTAGTAAATGCTAATTTCAACCTTTCAACTAGCTTTGTTAGTATGTTATCAATAAAACATATATAAAACTTATGGAATATAATCTTCTAATTGCAACGCCCTTTCTTTTTAGCATTAACTCAATGAAAGAAGCATTAAAGCTCCTTCCTATGATGTTGATCAAGCCAGATTTCAGAGCAGCCCCCACCTTTAATGAAAGGCAATTGTCAAACCATCAGTCTGAAGACTCCAACTATAGTTTAAGCAAAAGGTGTTGGAGCTTGATAGGCTCTATAGTGCATTGatcatttatttatttacttattgtGATAGAAATGTGTGTGTCAAACAGTGCGTACTGCGAGTGTGGGCATTTCATGTGGATTCTTAAAAATACACTATAAATTAGCAAAAAAAGACTGCCTGTGTAGCCAAGTCCATCAAACATAACTGGGAATTGGGGTGCATATAACCTCAGAGCTAAGATTAGTTTAGTATGTCAAATTGATGCAATTTCAGAACACTCAAAGCACAaaaagaaattctaaaacttacacaaatgaagATTAACAGTTAGCTAAAAGATACTTCTCTTCAGCTCAATCAATTTGAAATGCTACCTTAACTAGAATGTCAAAACTGCCAACCTACATCATCTAAGAGAACTTCAGAAAGGCAAGCTGTTACCCATACAGCATATACCTGATAGGCCAACAAAGTGAAAGAATTGTATGTAGCTCATAAAGGCTTACTCGGTGTGCTCCATCTCTTCTACTTAGTaaataaaagagagaaaaaaaaagaaatggagTATCCTAAAAGAAAGGATTATCATGCTTCCTTTATACAGGGACTTTTCTGGTTATATTTTATAGCATATCAACTATTTTTTCTAATAAGTAAAGAAGAGCACATACCCACTGTCACTTTTAATCACATGGAAAGCTGCTTCTTTACAGGAACAAACACACACCAGAAATCCCTTGGTGGAACAGATGCCAACACATAAAAACTGTCTATAAGTATCAATACGGAAAAGAAGTACAGATAGAGCACCTGTGCTTCTCAATATGTGTCCATGCAGCATCATCCAGTTTGACTGCAGCTGATTGACCAGAATCAATGGAGTCTCGAGATCTCTCCTCATTGTTTGAATGGACCCTGTTTCACTCAAAAAGAAAATCACGTTCAAGCGAGATAATGATAAATGGCACATTACAATGGCTATAAGTGACAAAAGAGCCATGCAGGTACCCGACTCTTCTTCTCAGTCCTTCAGAAGCAGAACTCACACTGTCTTCTGCTTTGGGAGTTCCGCTGCTCGAAGTCTCAGCCACAGGTTCCTCAGGTGTTTGCACATCAGACTGGATTTGCTTAAACGACAATAGCAGATCATTGATATGTTAATCATACAAATAGAAGCAAAAACATTTACGACAGACTACTTGCGTATGACTATACAAGTTGATCTAATATA containing:
- the LOC104098982 gene encoding uncharacterized protein isoform X1, coding for MGLSKTEVNLKRLLVTAPQQQNQAKLIHYVATLRELLEQVAEERNSDGLPRVSKAKVNEYAENIEVIAAKLAMPMQIQSDVQTPEEPVAETSSSGTPKAEDSVSSASEGLRRRVGVHSNNEERSRDSIDSGQSAAVKLDDAAWTHIEKHRKLQEDLTDEMVVLARQLKESSLVMNQSIKNTEKILDSTEKAVEHSLASTGHATSRAMDVYSRSFKTTCFQWLLIFVMTLVFVMVVLLIRVT
- the LOC104099000 gene encoding ras-related protein RABF2a, giving the protein MATSGNKNMNAKLVLLGDVGAGKSSLVLRFVKGQFIEFQESTIGAAFFSQTVAVNDATVKFEIWDTAGQERYHSLAPMYYRGAAAAIIVYDITNQASFDRAKKWVQELQAQGNPNMVMALAGNKADLLDARKVAAEEAQTYAQENGLFFMETSAKTASNVNDIFYEIAKRLPRLQPTQNPSGMVLMDRPAQTPASASCCS
- the LOC104098982 gene encoding uncharacterized protein isoform X2 — encoded protein: MGLSKTEVNLKRLLVTAPQQQNQAKLIHYVATLRELLEQVAEERNSDGLPRVSKAKVNEYAENIEVIAAKLAMPMSDVQTPEEPVAETSSSGTPKAEDSVSSASEGLRRRVGVHSNNEERSRDSIDSGQSAAVKLDDAAWTHIEKHRKLQEDLTDEMVVLARQLKESSLVMNQSIKNTEKILDSTEKAVEHSLASTGHATSRAMDVYSRSFKTTCFQWLLIFVMTLVFVMVVLLIRVT